The Ruegeria sp. YS9 genome contains a region encoding:
- a CDS encoding TRAP transporter substrate-binding protein — MKHFAKTAAAAAALALSAVAVHAEEFRLGLITPPPHIWTKAAEAFGAELNEASGGAHSVSVFPARQLGNEAEMLQQLQTGALDMAFMTVAEVSNRAPELGAFYAPYLADDIGHAGRILRSDTAKSMLEPLPGQVGVVGLGYGMAGLRQIVSRGEVSSAEDLAGLKLRITPFTPILDFYNAVGAAPTPMPLPAVYDALANGQVDAIDMDAELIWVLKYYEHADTIVQSDHMMFPMVGLVSAKVWAGLSEEDRAMIADLMAKHVDSTIDAYVENDAKWLEQIEGTGKAYKKVDASFFGDAIEEWNGIWSQKTSSLDALRQTAAETK; from the coding sequence ATGAAACATTTCGCAAAAACCGCCGCCGCTGCGGCTGCGTTGGCACTGTCGGCTGTGGCCGTTCACGCCGAAGAGTTTCGGTTGGGTCTGATCACGCCGCCACCGCATATCTGGACCAAGGCCGCCGAAGCGTTCGGGGCAGAGTTGAATGAGGCCAGTGGTGGCGCGCATTCGGTATCGGTTTTCCCGGCCCGCCAGTTGGGGAACGAGGCCGAAATGCTGCAACAATTGCAGACCGGCGCGTTGGACATGGCCTTCATGACGGTGGCCGAGGTCTCCAACCGCGCGCCCGAGTTGGGGGCGTTTTATGCGCCCTATCTGGCAGATGACATAGGGCACGCAGGGCGCATTCTGCGGTCTGACACCGCCAAATCCATGCTGGAACCCTTGCCGGGGCAGGTAGGCGTCGTTGGGCTGGGATACGGGATGGCCGGATTGCGCCAGATCGTCAGCCGGGGCGAGGTATCATCCGCCGAAGACTTGGCGGGCCTTAAACTGCGGATCACGCCCTTCACGCCGATCCTGGATTTCTACAACGCGGTGGGGGCAGCACCCACGCCCATGCCCTTGCCTGCCGTCTATGATGCGCTAGCCAATGGTCAGGTCGACGCCATCGACATGGACGCCGAGTTGATCTGGGTGCTCAAATATTATGAGCACGCCGACACGATCGTGCAGTCGGATCACATGATGTTCCCGATGGTCGGTCTGGTTTCGGCCAAGGTCTGGGCTGGTTTGTCCGAAGAAGACCGCGCGATGATTGCGGACCTTATGGCCAAGCATGTCGACAGCACCATTGATGCCTACGTTGAAAACGATGCCAAATGGCTGGAGCAGATCGAGGGCACTGGCAAAGCCTACAAAAAGGTCGACGCCTCGTTCTTCGGCGACGCAATCGAAGAATGGAATGGGATCTGGTCCCAGAAGACCTCTTCCCTTGACGCTTTGCGGCAGACTGCGGCAGAAACAAAATAA
- a CDS encoding 3-hydroxyanthranilate 3,4-dioxygenase — translation MSKLKAFNFKAWIDEHRHLLKPPVGNRQVWEDADLMVTVVGGPNKRTDYHDDPVEEFFYQLEGDMVLKIYDGEEFYDVPIREGEVFLLPPHVRHSPQRPQEGSIGLVIEPKRQTGELDAIEWYCFECGSLVHRAEMQLKSIVDDLPPVYQKFYASEQDRTCPNCQAVHPGKEPPEGWVTL, via the coding sequence ATGTCAAAACTGAAAGCGTTCAACTTTAAGGCCTGGATCGACGAGCATCGCCATCTGCTCAAGCCGCCCGTAGGGAATCGTCAGGTTTGGGAAGACGCCGATCTGATGGTCACTGTTGTGGGTGGTCCGAACAAGAGAACCGACTATCACGATGATCCGGTGGAAGAATTCTTCTACCAGCTTGAAGGCGACATGGTGCTGAAAATCTATGACGGAGAGGAGTTCTATGATGTTCCGATCCGTGAAGGCGAGGTTTTCCTGCTGCCTCCGCATGTGCGCCATTCACCACAGCGCCCTCAGGAAGGCTCGATCGGGCTTGTAATTGAACCCAAGCGCCAGACCGGAGAGCTGGACGCCATCGAATGGTATTGTTTCGAATGCGGATCACTGGTGCATCGTGCAGAAATGCAGCTAAAGTCCATCGTTGATGACCTGCCTCCGGTTTATCAGAAGTTCTATGCCTCGGAACAAGACCGCACCTGCCCCAATTGTCAGGCTGTGCACCCGGGAAAGGAACCGCCCGAGGGTTGGGTCACGTTGTAA
- a CDS encoding dihydrodipicolinate synthase family protein produces MKYSKHDAKAYAREHMTGIWAAALNPFKDDLTLDESGLRANIRHWIDDLDIQGLFVAGKQGEFFSMSIEERKRNFEIAVDECAGKAGVIVSVSDQNMNTALELAHHAQNCGADYIVLHAPVLSFVQDRGEVLYQYYKRFCDELDIGIAMWSHPDSGYLMQPEECARIADLPNIVAIKYSVPREMYVKLTHMVGDRIHVSTSAEHEWLDNILELDWKLYLCSSPPYQLQSKVDQRMNEYTRLAFAGQADEARRVFDSLNPVRDAMKRARPAGKPTAFGKYWQELLGQVGGRVRPPMLELTDAEKAIIRKAFDESGLRV; encoded by the coding sequence ATGAAATACTCAAAACACGACGCGAAGGCCTATGCCCGCGAACATATGACGGGGATATGGGCAGCGGCACTGAACCCGTTCAAAGATGATCTGACTCTGGATGAATCGGGACTGCGCGCCAACATCCGCCATTGGATCGACGATCTGGATATTCAGGGCCTCTTCGTCGCCGGCAAACAGGGCGAGTTTTTTTCAATGAGCATCGAAGAGCGCAAACGCAACTTCGAAATTGCCGTTGACGAATGCGCGGGCAAAGCCGGAGTAATTGTCTCGGTTTCGGATCAGAACATGAATACGGCCTTGGAACTGGCCCATCACGCTCAGAATTGCGGTGCCGATTACATCGTACTTCACGCCCCGGTTCTGAGCTTCGTACAGGATCGTGGCGAGGTCTTGTACCAGTATTACAAGCGCTTCTGCGATGAGTTGGATATCGGCATCGCCATGTGGAGCCATCCTGACAGCGGCTATTTGATGCAACCTGAAGAATGCGCCCGCATTGCGGATTTGCCGAATATCGTCGCCATTAAGTACTCGGTTCCGCGTGAGATGTACGTGAAGCTGACCCATATGGTGGGCGACAGGATCCACGTCTCGACCTCGGCCGAACATGAATGGCTGGACAACATACTGGAACTGGACTGGAAGCTGTATCTCTGTTCGTCCCCGCCCTATCAGTTGCAAAGCAAGGTCGATCAGCGGATGAACGAATACACGCGCCTGGCCTTTGCGGGACAGGCCGATGAAGCGCGGCGTGTCTTTGACAGCCTGAACCCTGTCCGCGATGCGATGAAACGCGCGCGTCCCGCGGGCAAACCCACTGCATTCGGAAAATACTGGCAAGAGTTGCTGGGTCAGGTCGGTGGCCGTGTGCGCCCGCCGATGCTGGAACTGACCGACGCGGAAAAAGCGATCATTCGCAAAGCATTTGATGAAAGCGGTCTGCGCGTCTGA
- a CDS encoding aspartate dehydrogenase, producing MKIAVIGTGAIAQYVQRMLPEHGHELAAILVRPKRVDPKSPKSVGSVDDLPAGIELVLDCAGHEALAGLGPDILARGLDIISVSAGALADQQVSDRLDRAARKGGGRLHLASGAIGGLDCLSAAAVGPLKSVTYVGRKPPAGWKGSLAEHSLDLCSITAAETHFLGSAREAALAYPKNANVAAAVALAGVGFDRTQVRLIADPTIHKNIHEVEAEGDFGTFQFRISGTALPDNPRSSALAAMSVLSKLDQLSKPIVL from the coding sequence ATGAAGATCGCAGTCATCGGAACCGGCGCAATCGCGCAATATGTGCAGCGCATGTTGCCAGAACATGGGCATGAGTTGGCAGCCATTCTGGTCAGGCCAAAGCGCGTTGATCCTAAATCGCCCAAGTCAGTTGGTTCGGTTGATGACCTGCCGGCCGGAATCGAATTGGTTCTGGATTGCGCGGGGCACGAGGCATTGGCCGGGTTGGGTCCGGACATTCTGGCGCGAGGGCTGGATATCATCAGTGTCTCTGCCGGTGCGCTTGCGGATCAGCAGGTCAGTGACCGGCTGGACAGGGCCGCGCGAAAGGGTGGGGGGCGGCTGCATCTGGCAAGCGGCGCCATAGGCGGGCTGGACTGCCTCAGCGCCGCAGCGGTCGGTCCGCTCAAATCCGTCACATATGTGGGGCGCAAGCCGCCGGCGGGTTGGAAGGGATCACTTGCTGAACACAGTCTTGACCTCTGCAGTATCACCGCGGCTGAAACTCATTTTCTGGGTTCCGCGCGAGAGGCGGCGCTTGCCTACCCCAAGAACGCAAATGTCGCCGCTGCCGTCGCCTTGGCAGGTGTGGGGTTCGACAGAACGCAGGTTCGTCTGATCGCCGATCCGACGATCCACAAGAACATTCACGAGGTCGAGGCCGAAGGTGATTTCGGCACTTTTCAGTTCCGGATCAGCGGCACCGCGCTGCCCGACAACCCAAGAAGTTCGGCGCTTGCGGCCATGAGCGTGCTGTCCAAGCTGGATCAGCTTAGCAAGCCGATTGTGCTGTAG
- a CDS encoding LysR family transcriptional regulator produces the protein MVGRHSRIVDRALTRLKLRQLRLLVAVGAHGNIQNAARELGISQPAATKMIQDLELDFEVKLFTRTNRGVVPTVFGETLIRHGKLIFAQVSNAAQELDDLNEGNSGRVVVGTLLAASTSLLPAAIELLLKDRPNVAVKISEGTNEVLMPRLLSGEIDMVVGRLPSHRHRDKIRQEKLFEDRILAIVGPQHPLAGRDAVTFAQTKPFGWILPPQETTLRRQADHFFVGQQQYVPPVAIESVSYLTNRALLQSRDLIGLMPAEVVDQDIENNHLAQLAWEVPFGQGPIGVSFRADGDLSPAGRAFKTALHRAAQSRQTRYSPI, from the coding sequence ATGGTGGGGCGTCATTCTCGCATCGTGGACCGCGCCTTGACCCGCCTGAAACTGCGACAGCTGCGTCTGCTGGTTGCCGTGGGTGCGCATGGAAACATTCAGAATGCCGCGCGTGAGCTGGGAATATCTCAGCCAGCGGCAACCAAGATGATTCAGGATCTTGAACTGGACTTCGAAGTCAAGCTGTTCACGCGCACCAACCGAGGCGTCGTGCCAACGGTTTTTGGCGAAACTCTCATACGTCACGGGAAGCTGATATTTGCGCAGGTGTCGAATGCCGCGCAGGAACTGGACGATCTGAACGAAGGAAATTCCGGCCGCGTCGTGGTGGGAACACTGCTTGCAGCGTCAACCAGCTTGCTACCTGCCGCCATTGAACTGCTGCTGAAAGACCGCCCGAACGTTGCAGTCAAGATCAGCGAAGGTACCAACGAGGTGCTCATGCCCCGGCTGCTGTCGGGTGAGATCGACATGGTTGTAGGGCGGCTGCCGTCGCACCGGCATCGCGACAAGATACGACAGGAAAAACTGTTCGAGGATCGGATATTGGCAATTGTCGGCCCTCAACACCCGCTGGCTGGGCGGGACGCCGTGACCTTTGCGCAAACCAAACCGTTTGGCTGGATCCTGCCCCCGCAAGAGACCACGTTGCGACGTCAGGCGGATCATTTTTTCGTCGGTCAGCAGCAATATGTGCCACCGGTCGCCATTGAATCCGTGTCCTACCTGACGAACCGGGCGCTGCTGCAATCCCGTGACCTGATCGGCCTTATGCCTGCCGAGGTCGTCGACCAGGATATCGAAAACAACCATCTTGCCCAGCTTGCCTGGGAGGTTCCGTTCGGGCAGGGGCCAATTGGAGTGTCCTTCCGCGCCGACGGCGATCTGTCGCCTGCGGGGCGCGCTTTCAAAACGGCTCTGCATCGGGCGGCACAGAGCAGACAGACCAGATATTCGCCGATTTGA
- a CDS encoding NAD-dependent succinate-semialdehyde dehydrogenase, with protein sequence MYPELKLFIGGTWRKTGRDIPVVNPATEEELGRLPCASVKDLDDALQSAVEGFRLWRRTSPRERADTILRAAALMRQRQEEIAQSITLEHGKPLKQARLEVIRGAEFFEWDAGEAMRTYGRIIPAAQGHKFAVHHQPVGVVAAFSPWNFPMSQPARKIAGALASGCSVILKAAEETPAGALHIAKAFEDASLPAGVLNLVFGEPSEISGHLIPQDPVRLVAFTGSTTVGRHLTTLAARHDTRVLMELGGHAPVIVCEDTDVQSAAVSGAVRKMRNAGQVCTSPTRFFAHESIFGAYAAGFVARAKATVVGNGLDATVEMGPTANDRRVPALSDLVEDAVAQGATLATGGSRLGERGYFFEPTVLLNVPETARIMREEPFGPVAVINSVASLDEAIDLANSVPYGLAGYAFTNRADYIDRLIDEVEVGNLSINTLEASMPETPFGGVKSSGYGREGGTEGLENYMTVKNVWHSAGIC encoded by the coding sequence ATGTATCCAGAACTCAAGCTGTTCATCGGTGGCACGTGGCGAAAAACCGGGCGCGATATCCCGGTTGTCAACCCGGCGACCGAGGAAGAACTCGGCCGATTGCCTTGCGCATCGGTGAAAGACCTGGATGACGCTCTGCAATCGGCTGTCGAAGGCTTTCGGCTGTGGCGCCGCACATCGCCGCGGGAACGCGCGGATACGATTTTGCGGGCGGCAGCCCTCATGCGCCAGCGACAGGAAGAGATCGCGCAGTCTATAACTCTCGAACATGGCAAGCCCCTGAAACAGGCCCGGCTGGAGGTCATTCGCGGCGCCGAGTTTTTTGAATGGGATGCGGGCGAGGCGATGCGGACCTATGGACGGATCATTCCGGCCGCTCAGGGCCACAAGTTTGCAGTTCATCACCAGCCCGTCGGCGTTGTTGCGGCATTTTCGCCGTGGAACTTCCCCATGAGCCAACCTGCCCGGAAAATCGCCGGTGCTTTGGCCTCTGGCTGTTCGGTGATTCTGAAAGCGGCAGAAGAAACGCCTGCCGGAGCTTTGCACATAGCAAAAGCGTTCGAAGATGCCAGTCTGCCAGCAGGGGTTCTGAATTTGGTGTTCGGTGAACCGTCCGAGATATCCGGCCACCTGATCCCGCAGGACCCCGTTCGCTTGGTGGCCTTCACGGGCTCGACGACCGTCGGGCGCCATTTGACCACTTTGGCGGCCCGGCACGACACCCGTGTGCTCATGGAGTTGGGCGGCCACGCGCCGGTCATTGTTTGCGAAGATACGGATGTGCAATCGGCGGCTGTTTCAGGCGCGGTCCGCAAAATGCGTAATGCCGGTCAGGTCTGCACGTCGCCAACCCGTTTCTTCGCGCATGAGAGTATTTTTGGCGCCTATGCGGCCGGGTTTGTTGCAAGGGCCAAAGCCACGGTCGTCGGCAATGGGCTTGACGCAACCGTTGAAATGGGCCCAACGGCCAACGACCGGCGCGTGCCGGCCTTGTCAGATCTGGTTGAAGACGCGGTGGCACAGGGGGCAACGCTTGCCACAGGCGGATCGCGGCTTGGTGAACGGGGATATTTCTTTGAACCCACGGTTCTATTGAACGTTCCCGAAACGGCGCGGATCATGCGCGAAGAGCCGTTTGGACCGGTTGCGGTGATAAACTCGGTGGCTTCGCTGGATGAGGCGATCGATCTGGCGAATTCAGTTCCCTACGGGCTGGCGGGTTACGCTTTCACCAACCGGGCGGATTACATCGACCGTCTGATCGACGAGGTCGAGGTCGGCAATCTGTCGATCAACACACTTGAAGCATCCATGCCTGAAACGCCTTTTGGGGGCGTGAAATCCAGTGGTTACGGCCGGGAAGGCGGAACCGAAGGCCTTGAGAATTACATGACGGTCAAGAACGTCTGGCATTCGGCCGGGATCTGCTGA
- the glp gene encoding gephyrin-like molybdotransferase Glp: MADGCACDRHAHMYLTVDDALQRGLSVADPVAETEILPLEQAIGRVLAEDCASKVDMPAFDNSAMDGYAICTGDLGDGPVFELPIAGRVAAGDCGDHDAPEGSALRIFTGAPVPPEFDAVLMQEDCDLLNDRIRFSRRPKPGQHIRRAGEDLCAGGLVLRGGCEIGPREVAALASAGYGEVLVFRKLKVTIFSTGSELRQPGEPLGPGQIYNSNRYMLLALLQKPWIELTDRGPVVDDPTRLEQVLREACDASDLIVTTGGVSVGDEDHMPRLFSEIGGETDVMKVAMKPGKPVMFGRRGHALYVGLPGNPVSAYVTWQIIGSQMMARRAGLRHRPQIPVQAVLAEPAQRHAGRQEYRPVQIDGTSPDGLPKVRLMAPSYSGRVALLAQADGLAIIPAEIEDLPAGHTLELLRF; the protein is encoded by the coding sequence ATGGCTGATGGATGCGCCTGTGACCGCCACGCCCACATGTATCTGACTGTAGATGACGCCCTTCAGCGCGGTCTTTCCGTCGCCGATCCTGTTGCCGAAACCGAGATTTTGCCGCTGGAACAGGCGATAGGCCGGGTTCTGGCCGAGGATTGCGCCAGCAAGGTCGACATGCCTGCCTTCGACAACTCGGCCATGGATGGCTATGCCATCTGCACCGGTGATCTGGGTGACGGGCCGGTGTTCGAGCTGCCCATCGCCGGGCGCGTGGCTGCGGGTGACTGTGGCGACCATGATGCCCCCGAAGGCAGCGCTTTGCGCATTTTCACGGGCGCTCCGGTGCCGCCTGAATTCGATGCCGTGTTGATGCAGGAAGACTGCGATCTTCTGAACGACAGGATTCGCTTCAGCCGACGCCCGAAACCGGGCCAGCATATCCGGCGCGCGGGAGAAGATCTTTGTGCCGGGGGGCTGGTCCTGCGAGGCGGCTGTGAAATTGGACCGCGTGAGGTGGCAGCCCTGGCATCCGCCGGGTACGGCGAGGTCCTGGTGTTCCGAAAACTGAAGGTCACGATCTTTTCGACAGGCAGCGAACTGCGCCAACCGGGTGAGCCCCTTGGCCCCGGCCAAATCTACAACTCGAACCGATATATGCTGCTGGCGCTGTTGCAAAAACCCTGGATCGAACTGACCGACCGGGGGCCGGTCGTGGATGACCCGACCCGTCTGGAACAGGTTCTGCGCGAGGCGTGCGATGCCTCGGATCTGATCGTTACAACCGGGGGGGTGTCTGTTGGGGATGAAGACCACATGCCCAGACTGTTCAGTGAGATCGGCGGCGAAACCGATGTCATGAAAGTGGCGATGAAGCCGGGTAAACCGGTCATGTTCGGGAGGCGCGGGCATGCTCTCTATGTTGGTCTGCCGGGCAACCCTGTTTCGGCCTATGTGACATGGCAGATAATCGGATCGCAGATGATGGCGCGCCGTGCGGGTCTGCGCCACAGGCCTCAGATACCTGTTCAGGCCGTGCTGGCTGAACCCGCGCAGCGCCACGCGGGCCGGCAGGAATACCGTCCGGTCCAGATTGACGGCACCTCGCCCGATGGCCTTCCCAAAGTGCGTCTGATGGCACCATCCTATAGCGGCCGTGTTGCCTTGCTGGCGCAGGCAGACGGGTTGGCGATCATACCCGCTGAGATCGAAGACCTGCCCGCCGGGCATACGCTTGAATTGTTGCGGTTCTGA